A window of Aeromicrobium duanguangcaii genomic DNA:
CTGAGTCCATGCTGGCCCGCTTCCGATCCCTCACCCGGGGCGCCGAGCTGGCCAGCGAGGACGAGATCGCCGACAACCCCCGTGCGCGTTCGGTCCGGATGCGCGCTGTCGAACGGATCGCCGCCCCATGAGCACCGCCACCTCGCCCCGCACCCTGACCCGCACGGCCGTCGGCCGATCCTCCGCGCTGGCCTCGGGCATCGCCGCCCGCGGCCGTGACGCCCGCGACGTCGGCCTGCGCCTCGTCGGCCCCGTGCGGGTCCGCGCCCGCCGGGCGCCGTTCGTCGTGGTCGTGCTCTCGGTCCTGGCGCTCGGGCTCGTCGGCCTGATCCTGCTCAGCACCGCGATGCAGGCCCAGGCCTTCCGCATCGACGAGCTGCAGCAGCGCTCGACGCTGCTCCAGGCCCAGAAGGAGCAGCTCGCCACCGAGGTCGACCGGATGCAGAGCCCCTCGGGCCTGGCCGATCGCGCCCTCACCGAGGGCATGGTGCCCAATGCCAACCCGGTCTTCCTGCGCCTGTCCGACGGCAAGGTCATCGGCGAGGCCGTCCCCGCCGAGCGCGGCACGAACGTGCGGAGGGCCGGCTGATGCCCCTCGCGGTCACCCGGACCCGACTGCGGTTCCTCGTCGTCATCGTCCTGGCCCTGTTCGCGCTCTTCGCGGGCCGGCTGTTCCAGATCCAGGCCGTCGACGCCAAGGCGTACGCCGCGATGGCGGTCGAGGCCGGCACCCGCAAGGCCGTCGTCCCGGCGCCCCGCGGTGACATCGTCGACCGCAACGGCGAGGAGCTGGTCACCAGCACCCACGGCCTGACGATCACCGGCGACCCGTCCATGGCGGCCGACAAGGCTCCCGAGATCGCACGCATCCTGCACGAGAAGCTCGGCGACGAGATCGACTACTTCGACACGATCCGCAAGCTCCGCACGCCGAAGTCCCGGTTCGTCTACCTGGCCAAGGACCTGCCGGCCTACGAGGCGCGCAAGGCGGTCCAGGCCGTGGCCGAGGCCGGGTACACCGGCGTCTTCACGCAGACCAAGAGCCTGCGCAGCTACCCCGGCGGATCGCTGGCGGCCAACGTCCTGGGCATCACCGAGGAGAACGGCAAGGGCATCGCCGGCCTCGAGGCCTTCTACGACGGCAAGCTGACCGGCACGGACGGCTCGTCGACCTACGAGGTCTCCTCGACCGGCCAGCGCATCCCGATGGCCGACTCGACGGTCAAGGAGATGACCCCGGGCAGCGACGTCAACACGACGCTCGACCGGGACCTGCAGTGGTACGCCGACCAGCGACTGCGCGACGTGGTGAGCTCCGCGGGCGCCGACTACGGTCTCGCCGTCACGATGGACGTCCGCACCTGCCAGATCGTGCAGCTGTCGCAGGCGCCCACCTACAACCCGGACACCCGCGTCGGCGTCAACGACAAGACGCTGGTCAACCGCGCCGTCTCCAACGTCTTCGAGCCGGGCTCGGTCATGAAGACGATCACCATGGCGGCCCTGGCCGACCAGGGCAAGGTCACGGCGGACACCAAGATCAAGGTCCCCTCGGGCATGGTCATCGACGGCTACCCGATCGGCGACTACTGGCAGCACGGCACCCTGCAGCTGACGGCGGCCGGCGTCATCGCCAAGTCGTCCAACCTGGGCACGATCGTCGCCGCCGAGCAGATGTCGGACTCGACCTTCTACTCCTACCTGCGCAAGTTCGGCTTCGGCTCCCAGAGCGGGATCGACCTGCCGGAGGAGTCGGTCGGCATCGTCTCGCCCGTCCGCGAGTGGACGAAGGCGAAGAAGGCGACGACGTCGTTCGGTCAGGGCGTCTCGGTCAACGCCATCCAGATGGTCCGCGCCGTGGGCGCGATCGCCAACGGCGGCGTGATGTGCACGCCGCGGGTGGTCGACTCGCTGACGAAGGCCGACGGCTCCGAGGAGAAGACGCAGACCGGCGACTCCCAGCGGGTCATCTCGCGCGAGGCCGCCGCCGAGGTCACGCGGATGATGGAAGCGGTCACGGCCGACGACGGCACGGCGCCGGCGGCGCAGATCGAGGGCTACCGCGTGGCGGGCAAGACCGGCACGGCGTGGCGCGTCAACCCGAACACCGGCCGGTACGTGCGCGGACAGAACACGATCTCCTTCATGGGCTTCGCGCCTGCGGACAACCCGCGCTTCATCACCTACGTCGTGATCGACAAGCCGCCGGCCAACGCCGGTGGTGGCTCGATGGCCGGCCCGGTCTTCAAGGACATCATGTCCATGGCGCTGGAGCGTTTCGGCGTCGCGCCGACCGGCGCCAAGCCGCCGAAGATCAAGCAGGACTGGTAGCCCGCGTGGCGCCCGGTAGGTTGGGGCGAGT
This region includes:
- a CDS encoding peptidoglycan D,D-transpeptidase FtsI family protein codes for the protein MPLAVTRTRLRFLVVIVLALFALFAGRLFQIQAVDAKAYAAMAVEAGTRKAVVPAPRGDIVDRNGEELVTSTHGLTITGDPSMAADKAPEIARILHEKLGDEIDYFDTIRKLRTPKSRFVYLAKDLPAYEARKAVQAVAEAGYTGVFTQTKSLRSYPGGSLAANVLGITEENGKGIAGLEAFYDGKLTGTDGSSTYEVSSTGQRIPMADSTVKEMTPGSDVNTTLDRDLQWYADQRLRDVVSSAGADYGLAVTMDVRTCQIVQLSQAPTYNPDTRVGVNDKTLVNRAVSNVFEPGSVMKTITMAALADQGKVTADTKIKVPSGMVIDGYPIGDYWQHGTLQLTAAGVIAKSSNLGTIVAAEQMSDSTFYSYLRKFGFGSQSGIDLPEESVGIVSPVREWTKAKKATTSFGQGVSVNAIQMVRAVGAIANGGVMCTPRVVDSLTKADGSEEKTQTGDSQRVISREAAAEVTRMMEAVTADDGTAPAAQIEGYRVAGKTGTAWRVNPNTGRYVRGQNTISFMGFAPADNPRFITYVVIDKPPANAGGGSMAGPVFKDIMSMALERFGVAPTGAKPPKIKQDW